The DNA window AGGTGGACGCCGAACTCGGACCCGTCGCCGAAGTAGGGCTCGAAGACCTCGGCGAGGTAGCAGGTGGCCATCACGATGTGCGTGACGCCGGCGGCGGCGGCGCGGGCTATCTGGTGGGCGAGGAAGGGCACGCCTGCGGTGGGGACCATCGGCTTCGGCGTGTTCACCGTCACGGGACGCAGGCGCGTCCCCTGTCCGCCGACCAGCAGGATCGCTTCCGTCATGTGCGTTCTCCCCAACCGATTCCTGCGTGCGAAGGCCCAAATTTAGCCCATCCGAGTGGTCCGGAAGGGCCGGAGGCCGTGGAAGGCGCGCGGGCGCGCGCCCGTGGCGCCGTAGTGCCCGGCGTGTCCGCAAATGCCCGGCCCACGCGACGCGACCGACCCCCGGCGGGCCGCCGGGGGTCGGTCGCGTCGGTGCGGGTCGGGCGCGTTACGGCAGGTTGCGCGCCATGACGATGCGCTGCACCTGGTTCGTGCCCTCGTAGATCTGGGTGATCTTGGCGTCGCGCATCATGCGCTCGACCGGGTAGTCGCGGGTGTAGCCGTAGCCGCCGAGGAGCTGGACGGCGTCCGTGGTGACCTCCATGGCCACGTCGGAGGCGAAGCACTTGGCCGCGGCGCCGAAGAAGGTCAGGTCGCCGTCGACGCGCTCGGACTTGGCGGCGGCCGAGTACGTGAGCTGGCGGGCGGCCTCGATCTTCATGGCCATGTCCGCGAGCATGAACTGCACGCCCTGGAAGTCGCCGATCGGCTTGCCGAACTGCTTGCGCTCCTGGACGTAGCCCTTGGCGTAGTCCAGGGCGCCCTGCGCGATGCCGAGCGCCTGGGCGGCGATCGTGATGCGGGTGTGGTCGAGGGTCTTCATCGCGGTGGCGAATCCGGTGCCCTCGGCGCCGATCATGCGGTCGGCCGGGATGCGGACGTTGTCGAGGTAGACCTCGCGCGTCGGGGAGCCCTTGATGCCGAGCTTCTTCTCCGGGGCGCCGAAGGAGACGCCCTCGTCGGACTTCTCGACGACGAACGCGCTGATGCCCTTGGAGCGCATCGAAGGGTCGGTGACGGCCATGACCGTGTAGTACTCGGAGACGCCCGCGTTGGTGATCCAGCGCTTCACGCCGTTCAGGACCCAGAAGTCGCCGTCGCGGACCGCGCGGGTCTTCATGCCGGCCGCGTCGGAGCCCGCGTCCGGCTCGGAGAGCGCGTACGAGAACATCGCGTCGCCCTTGGCGAGCGGGCCGAGGTACTTGGCCTTGAGCTCCTCGGAACCCGAAAGGATCACCGGGAGCGAGCCGAGCTTGTTGACGGCGGGGATGAGCGAGGAGGAGGCGCAGACGCGGGCCACTTCCTCGATCACGATCACGGTGGCGAGGGCGTCGGCGCCCGCGCCGCCGTAGGTCTCGGGCACGTGGACGGCGTGCAGGTCGCTGGAGACCAGGGCGTCGAGGGCCTCCTGCGGGAAGCGGGACTCCTCGTCGACCGCGGCTGCGAACGGCAGGATCTTCGCCTCGGCGAGCGAGCGGACCGACTCGCGGAGCATGTCGTGCTCCTCGGCCGGGCGGTACAGGTCGAAGTCGGCAGAACCCGCCAAGATCTCTCACTCCCCAGGGTGATGCGTGATGCTAACTACCGTTAAGTAACCGAAGCTTAGTGGCCGGTGCACGGATGGCGGTACGGACGGCCCACGTGAGTTGCGTGACAGAGGGGTCACCTACTGGAGAACGTCCCCCGCGACCGGCCCGACTATGCTCAGTGGCCGCGAACGGCCCGCCGCACCCCAGCAACTGTACGGAGCACCCATGGCCCCCCTCAGGATCACTGTGATCGGCACCGGTTACCTCGGTGCCACGCACGCCGCTGCGATGGCGGAGCTGGGGTTCGAGGTGCTGGGGCTGGACGTGGTGCCCGAGAAGATCGAGATGCTGGCCTCGGGCCGGGTGCCGATGTACGAGCCCGGGCTGGAGGAGCTGCTGTCCGCGCACGTGGCCGGGCTGCCGGGGTCCTCCGGGAGGCTGCGGTTCACCACCTCCTGGGAGGAGGTCGGCGCGTTCGGCGACGTGCACTTCGTGTGCGTGAACACTCCGCAGAAGCACGGCGAGTACGCGTGTGACATGTCCTACGTCGACTCCGCCATGGCCTCGCTGGCCCCGCACCTGACGCGGCCGGTGCTGGTGGTCGGCAAGTCCACCGTGCCGGTGGGCTCGGCGCAGCGGCTGGCGGCGAAGCTCGAGGAGCTGGCGCCGGCGGGCGCGGACGTGGAGCTGGCGTGGAACCCGGAGTTCCTGCGGGAGGGCTTCGCGGTGCAGGACACCCTGCACCCCGACCGGATCGTGATCGGCGTGCAGGGCGAGCGGGGCGAGAAGCTGCTGCGGGAGGTGTACGAGACGCCGATGTCGGAGGGGACCCCGCTGGTGGTCACCGACTTCCCGACCGCCGAGCTGGTGAAGACCGCCGCGAACTCCTTCCTGGCGACCAAGATCTCCTTCATCAACGCCATGGCGGAGGTGTGCGAGGCCGCGGGCGGCGACGTGGTCAGGCTGGCGGAGGCCATCGGCTACGACGACCGGATCGGCGCGAAGTTCCTGCGGGCCGGGATCGGCTTCGGCGGGGGCTGCCTGCCGAAGGACATCCGCGCCTTCATGGCGCGGGCCGGCGAGCTGGGGGCCGACCAGGCGCTGACCTTCCTGCGGGAGGTCGACTCGATCAACATGCGGCGGCGCGGGCACATGGTGGAGCTGGCACGGGACGCCGTCGGCGGATCGTTCCTCGGCAAGCGGGTCGCGGTGCTCGGCGCCACCTTCAAGCCGGACTCCGACGACGTCCGGGACTCGCCCGCGCTGAACGTCGCCGGGCAGATCCACCTCCAGGGCGGGCAGGTCACCGTCTACGACCCCAAGGGCATGGACAACGCGCGGCGCCTCTTCCCGACGCTGGGGTACGCGGACTCCGCGGTGGAGGCGGCTCGGGGCGCGGAGGTCGTCCTCCACCTCACCGAGTGGCGCGAGTTCCGCGAGCTGGACCCGGCGGAGCTGGGCCGGGTCGTCACCGACCGGCTGATCCTGGACGGGCGCAATGCCCTCGCACCTGCGGTGTGGCGGGCCGCCGGCTGGACCTATCGGGCGATGGGCCGCCCGCACGCCTAGCCCTCCGGCCGGGCGGGCGGAGGCGGCCGGGGTGTGGCCGCCGCGCGGGGGGCGTGCCGCCGCGTTGCCGTGCGGCGCCGTTGCCGGGCTGCGCCCCGGACCCCGCGCCTCGAACGCCGGCGGGGCCGGCGGGGAAGGCCCCGCTGCCGGGGCTCCGCCCCGGGCCCCCGTGCCTCAACGCCGGCAGGGCCGGATCGGCCGTCAGAAGGGCGTGGGCGCGGGGCGGCGGTGGTGGGCCGCTCGGGCGGTGAATTCCGCGTCGCGAAGGACCCGTTGGGCGTTGCCCCAGGTCAGGAGGGCCAGGTCGGCCTCCGGCCAGCCTCGGTCCAGGAGTTCCGCGATCAGGCGGGGATAGCCCGAGGGGTCCGTCAGGCCCGTGGGGCGGGGGTCGCCCGGTTCCGTGCCGAAGGCGGCGCCCAGGCCGACGCAGTGCGGGCCGGCGACGGCCCGGACGTGGTCGATGTGGTCCGCCACCGCGTGCAGGGAGTCCCCGGTCCGGGCGGTGTCGAAAGTGATCATCGCCAGGCCGTTCGCCTCCCGCAGGGCCAGCAGGACCTCGTCGGTCACGTTCGCCGGATGGGGGTTCAGGGCCGCGGCCGCGGTGTTCGAGATGATCACCGGGGACTTCGAGGCCGCCGCGATCCGGCGGGCCGTCGACGACGCGCACCCGGTCAGGTCCAGCACGATGCCCAGCCGGTTCGCCTCCTGGACCACCTCGTGGCCGAAGGGCTCCAGGTCGTGCCGGGCCCAGGGCGCTCCCGCCGGCGCGAGGATCCGTACGCCCAGCGCGTGGAAGGCGTGCAGGGCGCTCAGCGAGTCGGTCAGCGTACGGCCCGGCACCGGCCCGAGGAAGCAGGCGATGCGGCCCCGGTTGCGGGCGTCCGCCATGTCGTCGGCGGTCAGGGCGAGGCACAGGCTGTCGGGGTAGCGGCGCACCAGGGCCAGGGCCACGTCGATCTGTTCCAGGGTGTCGGAGACCACCTGGTCGTCGGCGGCCTCGCCGGGGGTGAGCAGGGACCAGAACTGGGCGCCCACTCCCCCGGCGCGCAGCCGCGGGATGTCGGTGTCGATACCGGCGTCGGGCGTGTCGATGTCGTGGTACGGCATCTGGCGCAGGGTCCAGACGAGGGTGTTGCACCCGTCCGCGACGGGATGTGCGGACAGCAGCGCGGCGGCCCGCTCCAGGGCGCTGGTCACCGCTGGGGCGGCGGGAGGGTCTTCCGCCCCGATGCCCACGGAGTGGGGTTCATCCTGCAGGTCGGCCATGGCGTTCGCTCCGGTCTCGGCGGCAGCAGGGAGAGATGCTGCCACCGTGACACGCCGCACGCCCGGGTCGCCCGGCAGGTGTGGCAAACGGGTGTGACCCGCAGGTCACACCCGTTGCCCCTACTGGCCCGACCAGCCGATCACCGCGTTGGACGGGCCCCGGGACGCCGACAGCTCCCGCGCGACCGCCTCCGCGTCGCGCAGCACCCGTACCGCGTTCGACCAGGTCAGCTTGGCAAGGTCGGCCTTCGACCAGCCGCGCGTGAGGAGCTCCGCGATCAGGTTCGGGTAGCCCGCCACGTCGTCCAGCCCGGACGGGGTGAAGGCCGTGCCGTCGTAGTCCCCGCCGATGCCGATGTGGTCGATCCCCGCCACCTCGCGCATGTGGTCCAGGTGGTCGGCGACGGTGGCGGCCGTGGCCACCGGGCGCGGGCGCGCCGCCTCGAAGGCCCGGTGCAGGGCCATCGCCTCGGGCGTGGTGTCCAGGTGGTGCCGGCCGTGCGCCCGCAGGTTCTCGTCCGCGGCCAGCGTCCACTCGACGGCGGCGGGGAGGATGAACTTCGGGACGAAGGTGGCCATCGCCACCCCGCCGTTGGCCGGGAGCCGCTCCAGCACGTCGTCGGGGACGTTGCGCGGGTGGTCGCACACCGCGCGGGCCGAGGAGTGCGAGAAGACCACCGGCGCGACCGTGGCGTCCAGGGCGTCGCGCATCGTCGTGGCGGCCACGTGCGAGAGGTCCACCAGCATGCCCACGCGGTTCATCTCGCGGACGACCTCGCGGCCGAAGTCCGTCAGGCCGCCGTGCCGGGGCTCGTCGGTCGCCGAATCCGCCCAGTCGATGGTGTCGTTGTGCGTGAGGGTCATGTACCGCACGCCCAGCCGGTGCAGGGCGCGCAGGGTGGCGAGCGAGTTGTTGATGGAGTGGCCGCCCTCGGCTCCCATCAGCGAGGCGATCCGGCCCTGGGCGCGGGCCGCCTCCATGTCGTCCGCGGACAGCGCCCGCACCAGGTCGGCGGGGTAACGGCTGATCAGCTGGTCGACCGCGTCCACCTGTTCCAGCGTGGCGCTGACGGCCTCGTCGCCGGTCAGCTCGGTGCTCACGTACACGGACCAGAACTGCGCGCCGACCCCGCCGGCCCGCAGCCGCGGAATGTCGGTGTGCAGGTACGCCGACTGGTCGCCGGCGATGTCCCGGCGGTCCAGGTCGTAGCGGACCTGCTTGCGCAGCGCCCAGGGCAGGTCGTTGTGACCGTCCACGACGGGGTGCTCGGCCAGCAGCTCGCGCGCCTCGTCCAGGCGCTGCGCCGCGCTCACTTGCCGAAACCGAAGGAGTCCGCGCCGGCGACCTTCGTCCGCAGCCGCTTGCCCTTCTCCGTGGCCTGGTCGTTCAGCTCCTGCTGGAAGTCGCGCATCCGGGCCAGCAGCTCCGTGTCGTGGGCGGCGAGCATCCGCACGGCCAGCAGCCCGGCGTTGCGCGCCCCGGCGACCGAGACGGTGGCGACGGGGACCCCGGCGGGCATCTGGACGATCGACAGCAGCGAGTCCATGCCGTCGAGGTACTTCAGCGGCACCGGGACGCCGATGACCGGCAGCGGGGTGACCGAGGCGAGCATGCCGGGCAGGTGGGCGGCTCCGCCGGCGCCCGCGATGATCGCCTTGAGGCCGCGGCCGGCGGCCTGCTCCCCGTACGCGACCATCTCGCGCGGCATCCGGTGCGCGGAGACGACGTCGACCTCGTAGGGGATCTCGAACTCGTCCAGGGCCTGGGCGGCGGCCTCCATGACCGGCCAGTCCGAGTCGGACCCCATGACGATGCCGACGACGGGGCCTGCGGCGGACGTGCTCATTGCGTCACCGTTCCTCTGAGGTAGTCGGCAGCGTGGCGTGCGCGCTCCAGCACGTCGTCCAGGTCGTCGCCGTAGGTGTTGACGTGGCCGACCTTGCGGCCGGGCTTCACGTCCTTGCCGTACATGTGGATCTTCAGCTGCGGGTCGTGGGCCATGCAGTGCAGGTACGCCGCGTACATGTCGGGGTAGTCCCCGCCCAGCACGTTCGCCATGACCGTCCACGTGGCGCGGGGGCGCGGGTCGCCCAGCGGAAGGTCCAGGACCGCCCGTACGTGGTTGGCGAACTGGGAGGTGACGGCCCCGTCCTGGGTCCAGTGGCCGCTGTTGTGCGGGCGCATGGCCAGTTCGTTGACGAGGATGCGGCCGTCGGTGGTCTCGAACAGCTCCACGGCCAGGTGGCCGGTCACGTCGAGCTCCTTGGCGATGCGCAGGGCCAGGGCCTGGGCCTCGCCCGCCAGCGCCTCCGGGAGGTTCGGGGCGGGGGCGATCACCGTGTCGCAGACCCCGTCCACCTGGCGGGACTCCACGACGGGGTAGGCGACGGCCTGGCCGTGCGGGGAGCGGACGATGTTCGCCGCGAGTTCGCGGGCGAAATCGACCTTCTCCTCCGCGAGGACCGGGACGCCCGCCCTGAAGGGCGCCTGGGCGTCCTGGGGGGTGCGGACGAACCACACGCCCTTGCCGTCGTACCCGCCGCGCACCGTCTTCAGGATGACCGGGAAGCCGCCCACCTCGTCCGCGAAGGCCGCCACGTCCGCCGGATCGCTCACGATCCGGTGGCGGGGGCTCGGCGCGCCGATCTCGTCGAGCTTGGCGCGCATCACCCCCTTGTCCTGGGCGTGCACCAGCGCGTCGGGCCCCGGGCGGACGGGTACGCCGTCCGCTTCCAGGGCCC is part of the Streptomyces subrutilus genome and encodes:
- a CDS encoding acyl-CoA dehydrogenase family protein — translated: MAGSADFDLYRPAEEHDMLRESVRSLAEAKILPFAAAVDEESRFPQEALDALVSSDLHAVHVPETYGGAGADALATVIVIEEVARVCASSSLIPAVNKLGSLPVILSGSEELKAKYLGPLAKGDAMFSYALSEPDAGSDAAGMKTRAVRDGDFWVLNGVKRWITNAGVSEYYTVMAVTDPSMRSKGISAFVVEKSDEGVSFGAPEKKLGIKGSPTREVYLDNVRIPADRMIGAEGTGFATAMKTLDHTRITIAAQALGIAQGALDYAKGYVQERKQFGKPIGDFQGVQFMLADMAMKIEAARQLTYSAAAKSERVDGDLTFFGAAAKCFASDVAMEVTTDAVQLLGGYGYTRDYPVERMMRDAKITQIYEGTNQVQRIVMARNLP
- a CDS encoding UDP-glucose dehydrogenase family protein; this translates as MAPLRITVIGTGYLGATHAAAMAELGFEVLGLDVVPEKIEMLASGRVPMYEPGLEELLSAHVAGLPGSSGRLRFTTSWEEVGAFGDVHFVCVNTPQKHGEYACDMSYVDSAMASLAPHLTRPVLVVGKSTVPVGSAQRLAAKLEELAPAGADVELAWNPEFLREGFAVQDTLHPDRIVIGVQGERGEKLLREVYETPMSEGTPLVVTDFPTAELVKTAANSFLATKISFINAMAEVCEAAGGDVVRLAEAIGYDDRIGAKFLRAGIGFGGGCLPKDIRAFMARAGELGADQALTFLREVDSINMRRRGHMVELARDAVGGSFLGKRVAVLGATFKPDSDDVRDSPALNVAGQIHLQGGQVTVYDPKGMDNARRLFPTLGYADSAVEAARGAEVVLHLTEWREFRELDPAELGRVVTDRLILDGRNALAPAVWRAAGWTYRAMGRPHA
- a CDS encoding dipeptidase, encoding MADLQDEPHSVGIGAEDPPAAPAVTSALERAAALLSAHPVADGCNTLVWTLRQMPYHDIDTPDAGIDTDIPRLRAGGVGAQFWSLLTPGEAADDQVVSDTLEQIDVALALVRRYPDSLCLALTADDMADARNRGRIACFLGPVPGRTLTDSLSALHAFHALGVRILAPAGAPWARHDLEPFGHEVVQEANRLGIVLDLTGCASSTARRIAAASKSPVIISNTAAAALNPHPANVTDEVLLALREANGLAMITFDTARTGDSLHAVADHIDHVRAVAGPHCVGLGAAFGTEPGDPRPTGLTDPSGYPRLIAELLDRGWPEADLALLTWGNAQRVLRDAEFTARAAHHRRPAPTPF
- a CDS encoding dipeptidase, with product MSAAQRLDEARELLAEHPVVDGHNDLPWALRKQVRYDLDRRDIAGDQSAYLHTDIPRLRAGGVGAQFWSVYVSTELTGDEAVSATLEQVDAVDQLISRYPADLVRALSADDMEAARAQGRIASLMGAEGGHSINNSLATLRALHRLGVRYMTLTHNDTIDWADSATDEPRHGGLTDFGREVVREMNRVGMLVDLSHVAATTMRDALDATVAPVVFSHSSARAVCDHPRNVPDDVLERLPANGGVAMATFVPKFILPAAVEWTLAADENLRAHGRHHLDTTPEAMALHRAFEAARPRPVATAATVADHLDHMREVAGIDHIGIGGDYDGTAFTPSGLDDVAGYPNLIAELLTRGWSKADLAKLTWSNAVRVLRDAEAVARELSASRGPSNAVIGWSGQ
- the purE gene encoding 5-(carboxyamino)imidazole ribonucleotide mutase, with translation MSTSAAGPVVGIVMGSDSDWPVMEAAAQALDEFEIPYEVDVVSAHRMPREMVAYGEQAAGRGLKAIIAGAGGAAHLPGMLASVTPLPVIGVPVPLKYLDGMDSLLSIVQMPAGVPVATVSVAGARNAGLLAVRMLAAHDTELLARMRDFQQELNDQATEKGKRLRTKVAGADSFGFGK
- a CDS encoding 5-(carboxyamino)imidazole ribonucleotide synthase, with the protein product MTFPVVGMVGGGQLARMTHEAGIPLGIKFKILSDTPQDSAAQVVSDVVIGDYRDLDTLRAFARGCDVITFDHEHVPTEHLRALEADGVPVRPGPDALVHAQDKGVMRAKLDEIGAPSPRHRIVSDPADVAAFADEVGGFPVILKTVRGGYDGKGVWFVRTPQDAQAPFRAGVPVLAEEKVDFARELAANIVRSPHGQAVAYPVVESRQVDGVCDTVIAPAPNLPEALAGEAQALALRIAKELDVTGHLAVELFETTDGRILVNELAMRPHNSGHWTQDGAVTSQFANHVRAVLDLPLGDPRPRATWTVMANVLGGDYPDMYAAYLHCMAHDPQLKIHMYGKDVKPGRKVGHVNTYGDDLDDVLERARHAADYLRGTVTQ